CGGCGCCGTTGGCCGCCACGTCGGTGACGGACGCCACGCGCGCCGGCAGGAACGCGCCCTGCGCGAGCTCCACCGATGCCGACAGCGCCGTCCCCGCGAGCACGACGATCCACCAGCGCGGAGCCCCGGACGCCAGCACGCCGAGCATGCCCAGCGGCGCGAACAGCGCGACGTTGGCGACCTCCTCGATCATCGAGTAGCGGAACCAGAGGATGCCGTGGTGCTGCACGAACACCACGCCGCGCATGAGGTGCGGGTACACGCCGCGGTCGACGCTGTCGGGCGTGAGCGTCACCAGCCCGATCAGGGCGACGTACGCCACGAGGAGCACTGCGGCCTGCCGACGGCGGATCCGGCGGCGCTCGCGATCCCGACGTGCGCCCCATGTCGACCGCCCGGGCACGGGGCCGTCCGCGGTCGCGCCCGGGGCGGGAGCGGGGGCGGCGGAATCCATGAGGGCCGCAGCCTAGCAACGCGCCCCGGCCGGGGAATGCATCGCCGACCCCGCCCGTTCTCCCCGGCGTGACCCACCTCGAACGCGTGCCCCTGGACGTCCTCGACCTCGCGCCCCGCCCGTTCGGCGGCACCAACGCCGACGCCGTCGCGGGCAGCATCCGCCTCGCCCAGGCCGCCGAGACCGCGGGGTACTCGAGGTTCTGGGTCGCCGAGCACCACGGCATGCCCGGGATCGCGAGCTCCGCCCCGGCCGTCCTCCTCGCGGGCATCGCCGGGCGCACGTCCACCATCCGCGTCGGCAGCGGCGGCGTCATGCTGCCGAACCACACGCCGCTCGTCGTCGCCGAGCAGTTCGGGACCCTCCGCGCCCTCTACGGCGACCGCGTCGACCTCGGCATCGGCCGTGCCCCGGGCACAGACGGCGCGACCGCGCTCGCGCTCCGCCGCCCCGAGGCGGGCCTCGGCGCCGACGACTTCCCGCAGCAGCTCCTCGACCTCATCGGCTTCTTCCGCGGCGGCATGGCCGACGACAACCCGCTGCGCGGCATCACGGCCGTGCCGGGGCTCGGCGACGTCCCGCAGATGTGGCTCCTCGGATCCAGCGGCTACTCGGCGCAGGTCGCCGCGGCCCTCGGGATCCGCTTCGCCTTCGCGCACCACTTCGCCGGCGACCGCACCGAGCAGGCGCTCGCGACGTACCGCGCGCGCTTCCAGCCGAGCGAGGACCTCGCCGCGCCGCACAGCGCCATCGCCGTGAGCGTCATCGCCGACGAGGACCCGGACGTCGTCGAGCGCGAGGCGCGCGCCGGCCGCATCACGTGGCTGCGCATGCGCCAGGGCGGGAAGCCGCAGCCCGTGGATCCCGCCGAGGCCGCCGCGTACGAGTTCAGCGACCTCGAGCGCGAGATCATCGGGGCGCGCGACCGCCGCCAGGCCATCGGCTCGCCCGACGCGGTCCGGATCGGCCTCGAGCGCCTGCTCACGAGCACGGGGGCAGACGAACTCATCGTCGCGCCGTCGTCCACGACGCTCGACCACCGCATCCAGACGCTCCGCACTGTGCGCGATCTGGCCATCGGGGAGGCCCGCGCGGCCTGATTGCGAGTGCACTCATCACATTTCGGCCACGGGGAGCTGGGACCATACCTGCGGCGGACGCCGCCGCTCAGGGCGCGGGTTAGATTCGTACCATGAGGAAAACTGACCTGACCATCTCGACCCGGTTGGGCGCGTTCCTCGGACTCGTCGGCATGAGCACGATCGCCGGCGTGCTCGTCGCCGCCATGGTGACCCCGGCCATCGCCGTCTCCGGCATCGCGGCCAACAGCACCATCGGCGTGTTCGAGGACATCCCCGACAACCTGCAGATCGACAACCTCGCGCAGAAGACGGTCCTTTACGCCAAGCAGGGCGACAACCAGGTGCCCTTCGCCGAGTTCTTCTCGCAGGACCGCGAGGAGGTCCCGTGGGACGCCGTGTCGTCGTTCGCGAAGGACGCCGCGATCGCGACCGAGGACCCCCGCTACTACGAGCACGGCGGCGTCGACGTGCTGTCGGCCGCCCGCGCCCTCGCGCAGAACGTGCTGAACAAGGAGGTCCAGTCGGGCGCCTCCACGATCACCATGCAGTACGTCCGCAACGTCCTGGTCCAGAAGGCCCAGAACATGGTCGACTCCTCCGACGAGGCCACGCAGGCCGAGGGCCGGAAGGCCTTCACCGAGGCCACCCAGCCCGACATGCCCCGCAAGCTCAAGGAGATGCGGATGGCGATCGGGGTGGAGAAGAAGTACTCCAAGAACGAGATCCTCCTCGCATACCTCAACATCGCGAACTTCGGCAGCCGGGTCTACGGCATCGAGTCGGCGGCGCGCTACTACTTCAACGTCTCCGCCGCCGACCTCACGCTCGAGCAGGCCGCGAGCCTCATCGCGACGGTCAATGCGCCCGAGGTCTTCAAGATCGACAACCCGGACAACCTCGAGCGCAACAAGGAGCGCCGCGACCTGCTGCTGCGGAACATGCTCAAGGAGCAGAAGATCACGCAGGAGCAGTACGACACCGCCTCTGCCGCGGCGATCACGCCGACGATCACGCCCTCCACGAGCGGCTGCATCCAGGCCAACCCGATCTCGGCCGCGTACTTCTGCGACTACGTGAAGAACGAGATCCTCACGAACCCGGAGTTCGGCGCGACGCCGGCGGAGCGCGACGCCGTGCTCAAGCGCGGTGGCATGCAGGTCTACACGACCCTCGACCTCGACATCCAGGGGAACGCCGCGGAGCAGATGCGCAAGCAGGTGCCCACGACCGCGCGCTTCACGAAGATCGGCGGATCCGTGGTCTCCCGCGAGGTGAAGACCGGCCGCATCATCGCGATGGCGCAGAACACGGACTACGGCGTCGCGGCGGACCAGCCGGGCGTCACCGAGATCAACTACTCGGCCGACAAGGCGCACGGCGGCTCCGCCGGGTTCCAGGTCGGATCGACGTACAAGATCTTCACGCTCGTCGACTGGCTGAAGAGCGGGAAGTCGATCTACCAGACGGTGAACGCGTCGAAGACCACCTGGTCCGCCAGTGAGTTCACCCGCTGCGGCGACAACCTCGCCGGATCGCCGGACTACAAGGTGACGAACGACACCAACACCGGCGCCACGTCGAACCAGAACGTGCTCGCGGCGACGGTGGCGTCCGTGAACTCGGCGTTCGTCGCGATGGCCAGCCAGCTCGACCTCTGCGACATCAGCAAGACGGCCACCGAAATGGGCGCCTACAACGCGGACAAGCGCGACCTCTCGAGCTTCCCGTCCGACGTGGTCGGCTCGGGCGGCAACACCGTCGCCCCGCTCCAGATGGCGACCGCGTTCTCCTCGGTCGCGAACCAGGGCAACATGTGCCCGCCCATCGCGATCGACAAGGTCGTCCTCCCGGACGAGTCGGAGCTCGTCACGCCCAAGAGCGAGTGCGCGCAGGCCATGAGCCCCGAGGTCGCCAACACCGCCGCCTTCACGCTCAAGGCGGTCATGGGCGGCACCGGAGCCGCATCGAACCCGCGCGACGGCACCGAGATCATGGGCAAGACGGGCACGACCGACCGCTCGAAGGACACCTGGTTCGTCGGATCCTCCACGGAGGTCACCACGGCCGTCTGGGTGGGCAACGTCGAGGGCTTCGCGTCCATGCGCCGCAACGTCCTCAACGGCTCGGCCGCGGACAGCGCGCGTCACCGGATCTTCAAGCCGTTGCAGACCTTCATCGACGACCGCTACCCGGCGGAGGGCTTCCCCGCTCCGAGCAGCACGCTGACGAAGAAGCCCTACGTGCCGCCGGCACCGAAGCCCAGCCAGTCGGCGGCGCCCACGGCACCGGAGGCACCCGCTGCTCCGGCGGCACCCGCCGAG
This window of the Clavibacter sepedonicus genome carries:
- a CDS encoding VanZ family protein codes for the protein MDSAAPAPAPGATADGPVPGRSTWGARRDRERRRIRRRQAAVLLVAYVALIGLVTLTPDSVDRGVYPHLMRGVVFVQHHGILWFRYSMIEEVANVALFAPLGMLGVLASGAPRWWIVVLAGTALSASVELAQGAFLPARVASVTDVAANGAGALVGATTAALVAARTRRRGRIRS
- a CDS encoding LLM class flavin-dependent oxidoreductase; this translates as MPLDVLDLAPRPFGGTNADAVAGSIRLAQAAETAGYSRFWVAEHHGMPGIASSAPAVLLAGIAGRTSTIRVGSGGVMLPNHTPLVVAEQFGTLRALYGDRVDLGIGRAPGTDGATALALRRPEAGLGADDFPQQLLDLIGFFRGGMADDNPLRGITAVPGLGDVPQMWLLGSSGYSAQVAAALGIRFAFAHHFAGDRTEQALATYRARFQPSEDLAAPHSAIAVSVIADEDPDVVEREARAGRITWLRMRQGGKPQPVDPAEAAAYEFSDLEREIIGARDRRQAIGSPDAVRIGLERLLTSTGADELIVAPSSTTLDHRIQTLRTVRDLAIGEARAA
- a CDS encoding transglycosylase domain-containing protein — protein: MRKTDLTISTRLGAFLGLVGMSTIAGVLVAAMVTPAIAVSGIAANSTIGVFEDIPDNLQIDNLAQKTVLYAKQGDNQVPFAEFFSQDREEVPWDAVSSFAKDAAIATEDPRYYEHGGVDVLSAARALAQNVLNKEVQSGASTITMQYVRNVLVQKAQNMVDSSDEATQAEGRKAFTEATQPDMPRKLKEMRMAIGVEKKYSKNEILLAYLNIANFGSRVYGIESAARYYFNVSAADLTLEQAASLIATVNAPEVFKIDNPDNLERNKERRDLLLRNMLKEQKITQEQYDTASAAAITPTITPSTSGCIQANPISAAYFCDYVKNEILTNPEFGATPAERDAVLKRGGMQVYTTLDLDIQGNAAEQMRKQVPTTARFTKIGGSVVSREVKTGRIIAMAQNTDYGVAADQPGVTEINYSADKAHGGSAGFQVGSTYKIFTLVDWLKSGKSIYQTVNASKTTWSASEFTRCGDNLAGSPDYKVTNDTNTGATSNQNVLAATVASVNSAFVAMASQLDLCDISKTATEMGAYNADKRDLSSFPSDVVGSGGNTVAPLQMATAFSSVANQGNMCPPIAIDKVVLPDESELVTPKSECAQAMSPEVANTAAFTLKAVMGGTGAASNPRDGTEIMGKTGTTDRSKDTWFVGSSTEVTTAVWVGNVEGFASMRRNVLNGSAADSARHRIFKPLQTFIDDRYPAEGFPAPSSTLTKKPYVPPAPKPSQSAAPTAPEAPAAPAAPAEPAPPAEG